The DNA segment GCGTTCCGCATCGCTGAACACGCTGCCGGAGCTGAGCATGCCGGCGTTCGCGCCGCGGCGGTATTCCTTGAATGACACGCCGGCCTTGTTCCACAGCTGCGTCGTCGCCAGCTTGCCGCCGACCACGCCGATCGAGCCGGTGATCGTCGCGGCGTCGGCGAAGATTACGTCCGATCCGCAGGCGACGTAGTACCCGCCGCTGCCGGCCACGTCGCCCATCGAGACCACGAAGGGCTTGCGGGCTTTCACGCGCTTCGTGGCGTCCAGAATGATCTCGCTCGCCACGGCGCTGCCGCCGGGCGAATTCACTCGGAGCACGACGGCCTTCACCGAGTCATCGGCCGCGGCCTCGTCGAGCGCCTTGCGAATCGCCGTGCTGCTCGCGGCTTCGCTCATGCTGAGCGGCGAGATGCCGCCGTTGCCGAGATCGATCGCCCCTTCGACATGCACGATGGCGATCGAATCCTTGCTGGTTTTCTTGGCCTTGGCTTCGTTCATCGCGTCGGCCCAGAGTTTCACCAGACCGAACGGCGAAGAAAGATCCACTTCCGGCGCCTTCTTGTGACCGTACTTGCGATCGAACACGACGTCGTCGCCGTACTTGCCTTTCAGCACGGCGGTGAAATCCTGGCGATGTTCGACGGCGTCGATCAAACCTTCCTTGAGCGCCTTCTCGGCGGTGTAAGGACCGTTATCGATCCAAGCCCGGGCTTTCGCGGCGTCGACCTTGCGGCCGGCGGCGATCAAATCGACATAGGTTTCGAACTGGCTATCGAGCAACCAATTCTGCATCTGCTCGGCGGCGGTGCTGGGTCCGGTCCGCATGTACTGCTCGGCCGCGCTCTTGTATTCGCCGCAGGTGAGAAAATCCGGCTGCACGCCAAGCTTGTCCAGTAGGCCGCGCAGGAACATCGATTCGCCGCCGACACCGGCCACCCAGACGTCGGCCGTCGGCACCACGCTGACGCGCGACGCGCCGGAGAGCAGCACGTAGTCGCCCATCTGCAACGAATCGGAGTGGACGTAAATCTCTTTGCCTTGCTCGCGGAGCTTGCCCATGGCCTGGCGAATTTCTTCGATCTGCGCGGAACCGATCGACGCCCCGTCGTAGAGCATGACGATCGCCTTGACCTGCTCATCCTCGCCGGCCTTCTTGAGCCGTGCGACCAGCCCGGTCAGCGATTCCCCGCCAGCGGAGCCGAACAAGATGTCGGCGACGGGGGGCTTCTCGCTCACGGCGCCGGACAGCCGAAAGATCGGCACCGTCGGTTTCTTGGCGGCGGATTTTTGGGCGTGGGCCGGGGCCGTCATCAGACTGGCGGCAAGGCAACCGAAGAGCAACAGTCGAAGGGACGGAAGGTTCATGTTGTGGGTCCTCGTGAATCGTGCGAATGTTGATGTTCGTGGCGAATCGTAGTAGTAGTCGCGTCATGGGGCCTTGCGCATCTCGACCGGCTCAGCGCCGTTGACCGTCGTCATTCTTCGAAAGGTCTCGGCGTCGGCGTTGACGAAGTGTACGGTGCCGTCGCCCATGAGCGTTGTCGTGCCCCCGTCGTTCCAAGCGCCGATGCCGGCAAGAGGATCTTCTGCGGAGACGTATAAGTCATCCGGCTTCGTCCACGGGACGGCCTGATCAGCGTTCGCTTCTAACGCCAATAAGGTAAGCGAGAGCCCGTCGGTGACATCGGCTGGTTTTTTGGGCGTTTCGCCAATCAATGAGCTTTCGGTGCGAATCGCCAAGTATACCGTCTCGCCGGCCGACTCGCTCGCATGATGCGGCGAACGAAAGACGCCCGGCATTCGCGAGATTAGCTTTCGGTTGTGGGCGCTATCCCATGGTTCGTCCAAATGAAACTCTTGGTAGAGCTGCTCCTGCCCCAGGTAAGGCAAGATGCGGACTCGCCAACTCAGCAGTCGCTTTCCGTCGGAATCGAAAGTGGCAAAGGCCGGAAATTCGCGATGTTCGGCGAGATGGCGGTGAAGCGCCAACCCGATCTCTCTGAGGTTGTTCGACGACTGCGCTCGACGTGCGGCTTCTCGCGCGGTTTGCAGCGCTGGTAGTAACAGTGCGATCATGGTCCCCGAGGTCGCGACGCCGGAATCGAGTTCGTAGCGCAACTCCACGCGTTTCCCTTGCACCTTGGGCGCGAGCAACTCGCTTTGCGCTTCGATCATCCGCTTCATGTACTTGCGTCCGGCCAATTCCACTTCGTCGTCGGTTTTTGGCTGGGTTGCGAGCTGCATCAGCGCGGCTTGCTTGCCGAAAGCGCGCGCCGTCTCCAGCAGTTTCGCCAACTCCTTCGCGTTCGCTTCATCCTGCGATATGAGCGCCAAGCGTGCGACAACGCCGTCACGCGCGCTCAGCGTGAGCTGCGCGTGCTGGATGTGGTCCGGAATCTTCAATAGCGGCTGGAACGGCGGCGGAAGCTGGCTTGCCTGTCGCTGCAACTGTGTAATGACGCCGCGCAATGGTTCTAGCGTCGCCATGACCGTGACATCGTTCTTAAGTGTCGCTTTCGCCAGCAGTTCACGCAACGGTGACGTTTGCTTCGCCTCCAGCATCGCCTTCAGGGATGATTCCGGACTAAACAGAATTGTCCGCTCATCCACGAGACAATAGCTCGGCTGCGTCGGATCGAGCGCACGCCGAAATTTCTTTCCGGCGACCGTTCCATCTTCCGTTACACTCGCCAGCGGCGGAAACAGGCTGGCCGCTTTCAGCGGCTCCGAGGCGTGCATCACCATTCCCGCGAACGGCTGACCTTGCTCGGTCATCGTACCGAACACGATGATCACATCGAGAACTTCCGGGTTGAATCCCAGATCGCGCTTTCCACCTGCCTCAATCACTTCGTGCGGCATCAATTCCATGCCGGGGCGCTTCAACAATTCTCGGGGGGCAATGTAACCCGCAAACGCCGCTTCGCTCGGCACATATTGATCCGCTAATTGTCGAAGTAGCTTCTCAGTCGATTCAATACCCGTATCCTGCGCCTGCAACGGTCCGGCAAGCGAAATAGCCATCAAAGCAAACCAAATTTGGCGCGGTCTCATAGAACCCTCTTTGCAGAGCGAAATGCGTGGCGATTGCTGGGTCGGAATACTGTTGAGTTTGAGCGTTGCGGCGTTGGATAGCAAGTCTGCGACGGAGCAGGAGGAACCTGTGGGAGGCGTCTCCGACGCCGATGGAGAAAGCCCTGCTAGCAGGTAACGCTGGCAACACGAATCAGCGCCGGTCCAATCGGCGTCGGAGACGCCTCCCACAACTATTCGAAGAAAACAGCCTTTCCCTTGGTTGATACGTCAGGGCGCGGCCCCTTGCCCCGCTTTGCGCAGCCCCCCAGAATGGTAGCTCGTTCCGCCTGCCCAGACCACTCGTCGCGAGCCTTCGATGCCGAATTCCGAGACGCCCACCGTCATTCTCTCTGGTTTCGCAGACGAGGCCGCCGCCCATAAGCTGGCCGAGCCGCAGTTCGCGGCCTTCGCCGCCCTGGGCTTGCAGTATTACAGCCTGCGGTTCATCGACGTCGGGCAGGGCATCAAGAACGTGATGCAGCTCACCACGCCCGAGATCCAGAAGATTCGCCACCTGGAGGACGACTACGGACTGAACGTGACGTCGATCGGCTCGCCGATCGGCAAAGTGAAGCTCGTCGACGTGGAAGACGGCACCAAGAACGCCTTCGTGCCGTTCAAGAAGTATCTCAAGGACGTGAAAAAGGCCTGCGAGCTGGCCCATGCGTTCGAGACCAAACTGGTGCGCGGCTTTTCGTTCTATCACCCGCGCGGCAGCGATCCCAAGGAGCATCTCGCCCAGGCGGCCGACCAACTCGGCGAGATCGCCGAGACCTGCCATCGCTCCGACCTGACGTTCGGCCTGGAGGTCGAGGCCAACCTCGTCGGGCAGAACGGCTACCTGATGGCCGAACTGCATCGCCGCGTCAATCATCCGGCGATGGTGCTGGTCTTCGATGGCGGCAACATCGCCTGTCAAGGTTACACGCAGGGCGAAGTGTTCGAGCAATACCTGGCGATGAAGTCCGGCATCGGCTGGATGCACATCAAGGATTTTCGACACCCCGCGCCGCCCAAGCGCGTCGGTCATGTTGATGAGGAGGCACTCAAGCACTTCGTCCCCGCCGACCGCGGCGACAGCGCCCACGAACTGATCCTGCGCGATTTCCGCGATGCGCTCCCGAAGCTGGAAAAGAAACTCGCGCGGCGCGGCATCCCCGGCGTGTTCCTCGACCTGGAACCGCACGTGAAGGGAGGAGGCCAATTCGGCGGCTTCAGCGGCCCGGACGGATTTGGCGTGGCGTTACGCGGCCTGCTCCGCGTGCTGGACTACACGGGCGTGGGGTATCACTTGCGGGATTTTGAGGATATTTGCGCGGCGCGGGGGTTTTGACGATATGTGCGAGCAATACACCCACACATTGATTCCTTACTCACCGACGCTAGTTCCGTTCGCTGGTGAGATCCAATCATTCATGCAGTTCGTTGTCGAAACGGGAGTTGTGCCAACCCGGGCGCAAGTTCAACTGCTGACTCCGACCGATGAGGTGCGCATCGTCACCAACCCTTTTACAGGACGTGTGCATGAGTTACGCCGCAAGGAAAGAAAAGTGATCGAAAACTGTGCGGACATCGAAAGAAGCTGCGAAAGCCTTCGTGACTACCAAATAGTCGCATCAGGCATTGGAGTACCGCGGACGACTTCTCTACCAATGACGATCAATGGGCCATATTACCTAAGTGTGACCTGCCGCGTTTCTTCGACGCTTTGCTCAACGTCGCACGATGTATCCGTTGACGCAACGAGTCGTGGAACTGCGCCTTACGGTACTCCCGTCGATCAATCCTCGCTCATAGGGTTTTTTGCGAATCCGCATACCGGACGATGTATCGAAGTCGCGAACGCTGGATCAGCCAGATTTTGGATCGAGTTCCAGTTCGGCAAATTCCTATTTCCAGCGTTTGACGACGATTCGTTAGTGATTGTCAACCCGGTGATCGTGAGCGCCGCCGAACGGTGTTTCCGAACCAGCTTTGCGCAGGGCTGTTTTTGGGTCTGAATTCATGTCCGTGAAGCGTTTCCGCATCCCCGCAGTACCACCGTCTTACTAGGTGATGATGTCACAGTTCGGCATGCTCTTTTCGAGCTCTCCAAATTCGGCCGTAGTGTTGGGGCACGGTCTCCCGACCGTGCCGCCGGGCCGACCGAAGGTCTCCAGTTCAAATGTCGCGGCAGCGAATGGAGACCTGCGGTCGCACGGGTGGCATGGTCGGGCGACCATGCCACAACAGACGGTGACATTCGCTATCATAACCGTCACGTCGGCGTGTCGCAGGTCAATTGAAGCTTGCCAGCACGGTCTTTGCCTGGGATCACATGGTGAGAAAAACGGTTTGCGACTGCGACACCTCAGAACTTTCGGACAGCGGCGGGAGCGTGGCTAACGCCGCTTGGGCCGGGTCGTGATCGGCTGCGAATTGCGCGGTCGATCGATGGCCGAAGGCTGGGAGGGACTCAAAGGCGATGGGGACTGAGGTAGGTCGTGCGATTCCCCAAGGACTGCCCGGAATCTTAAATGCGGCTAGCGTTCCGCCGCCACTCGAGTACACAATGCGTTGGCTGGGGATACCACGTCGACGCTCGCCAATCGGTTGATGCATGGCCGCGATCTATCGATTCTACCGCCTGGCATTGCTGTCGATCATCATTGCGTTCGCATTTGGCTCGGTCGCGGATGCTCAGTCGGCCACGCCGCCTGCATCGAGCGAATCCACCGCCTCGCCCCAAGGCCACTCCTTCTTCGAAATCGTCCATGCCGGCGGGACGATTGGGTATGTCATTGTGCTCATGTCGCTGGGCGCCGTGGCCCTGATGGTGGAGCAGGCGATGACGTTGCGGGCCAAGGTCCTGATGCCGGTGGGACTGGCGGAGCAACTTCGGGAGCAACTCGCCGCGGGGCAGTACACCCGAGCGGAGCAGCTTGGCAAGTTGCAGCCGAGCGTGCTGGCCGTCGTCGTGCAGGCGGGACTGGCCGAGCGGGATGGAGGTTGGCCGGCGATCGAGAAGGGCATGGAAGACGCCTTGGCGGAGCAATCCGCGCGGCTGTTTCGCAAGGTGGAATTTCTCTCGGTGATCGGCAGCCTGGCCCCGATGCTGGGCCTCCTCGGCACTGTGGTCGGCATGGTGATGGCCTTCCGGCAAGTGGCGATCAGCCAAGGGGCGGCCCAAGCGGCGGACCTGGCCGAAGGAATTTATCTGGCGCTCGTCACCACGGTGCAAGGGCTGGTCGTGGCGATCCCGTCGCTAGCGGCGTTCGCCTTCTTCCGCAGCCGCGTCGATCAGTTGCTCGCGGAGACTGCCTACGCCGCGCAACACGCCGTCGCGCCGGTGAAGCATCAACGGACGCTAGCGCCGCCGGTCGCGGAGGGGAAATGATGAGTGCGGAGTGACGAGTGTTTGGCAAGCGTGCGAAGTTCTTCGGCGCGCCGCGCGTTAAGCCCAGGGAAGGCCACCGAAATCGTAGT comes from the Planctomycetia bacterium genome and includes:
- the sppA gene encoding signal peptide peptidase SppA, coding for MNLPSLRLLLFGCLAASLMTAPAHAQKSAAKKPTVPIFRLSGAVSEKPPVADILFGSAGGESLTGLVARLKKAGEDEQVKAIVMLYDGASIGSAQIEEIRQAMGKLREQGKEIYVHSDSLQMGDYVLLSGASRVSVVPTADVWVAGVGGESMFLRGLLDKLGVQPDFLTCGEYKSAAEQYMRTGPSTAAEQMQNWLLDSQFETYVDLIAAGRKVDAAKARAWIDNGPYTAEKALKEGLIDAVEHRQDFTAVLKGKYGDDVVFDRKYGHKKAPEVDLSSPFGLVKLWADAMNEAKAKKTSKDSIAIVHVEGAIDLGNGGISPLSMSEAASSTAIRKALDEAAADDSVKAVVLRVNSPGGSAVASEIILDATKRVKARKPFVVSMGDVAGSGGYYVACGSDVIFADAATITGSIGVVGGKLATTQLWNKAGVSFKEYRRGANAGMLSSGSVFSDAERTRMQAWMDEIYGVFKGHVVAARGDRLKKPIDELAGGRVFTGKQALELGLVDKLGTLDDAITYIAGEAKLEKGKYELRVIPRNRDFFEQLLEQSAGDDDTGRIEADEDVRLFNRQQLSLVELALPYLKQLEPHRSRAVVNGLQQLEMLNRDGVSLLTPTYLITK
- a CDS encoding DUF1559 domain-containing protein; translated protein: MAISLAGPLQAQDTGIESTEKLLRQLADQYVPSEAAFAGYIAPRELLKRPGMELMPHEVIEAGGKRDLGFNPEVLDVIIVFGTMTEQGQPFAGMVMHASEPLKAASLFPPLASVTEDGTVAGKKFRRALDPTQPSYCLVDERTILFSPESSLKAMLEAKQTSPLRELLAKATLKNDVTVMATLEPLRGVITQLQRQASQLPPPFQPLLKIPDHIQHAQLTLSARDGVVARLALISQDEANAKELAKLLETARAFGKQAALMQLATQPKTDDEVELAGRKYMKRMIEAQSELLAPKVQGKRVELRYELDSGVATSGTMIALLLPALQTAREAARRAQSSNNLREIGLALHRHLAEHREFPAFATFDSDGKRLLSWRVRILPYLGQEQLYQEFHLDEPWDSAHNRKLISRMPGVFRSPHHASESAGETVYLAIRTESSLIGETPKKPADVTDGLSLTLLALEANADQAVPWTKPDDLYVSAEDPLAGIGAWNDGGTTTLMGDGTVHFVNADAETFRRMTTVNGAEPVEMRKAP
- a CDS encoding sugar phosphate isomerase/epimerase family protein codes for the protein MPNSETPTVILSGFADEAAAHKLAEPQFAAFAALGLQYYSLRFIDVGQGIKNVMQLTTPEIQKIRHLEDDYGLNVTSIGSPIGKVKLVDVEDGTKNAFVPFKKYLKDVKKACELAHAFETKLVRGFSFYHPRGSDPKEHLAQAADQLGEIAETCHRSDLTFGLEVEANLVGQNGYLMAELHRRVNHPAMVLVFDGGNIACQGYTQGEVFEQYLAMKSGIGWMHIKDFRHPAPPKRVGHVDEEALKHFVPADRGDSAHELILRDFRDALPKLEKKLARRGIPGVFLDLEPHVKGGGQFGGFSGPDGFGVALRGLLRVLDYTGVGYHLRDFEDICAARGF
- a CDS encoding MotA/TolQ/ExbB proton channel family protein; translation: MAAIYRFYRLALLSIIIAFAFGSVADAQSATPPASSESTASPQGHSFFEIVHAGGTIGYVIVLMSLGAVALMVEQAMTLRAKVLMPVGLAEQLREQLAAGQYTRAEQLGKLQPSVLAVVVQAGLAERDGGWPAIEKGMEDALAEQSARLFRKVEFLSVIGSLAPMLGLLGTVVGMVMAFRQVAISQGAAQAADLAEGIYLALVTTVQGLVVAIPSLAAFAFFRSRVDQLLAETAYAAQHAVAPVKHQRTLAPPVAEGK